Proteins found in one Takifugu flavidus isolate HTHZ2018 chromosome 7, ASM371156v2, whole genome shotgun sequence genomic segment:
- the mettl13 gene encoding eEF1A lysine and N-terminal methyltransferase: MSLLPRTAEEFSSADYWERFFKKRGDKSFEWYGDYNKLCGVLHKYIKIQHKVLVVGCGNSELSEQLYDVGYKQLTNIDISETVVTHMNQRNSERRPDLTFQKVDATETPYDDASFQAALDKGTLDAMASEEEGALARKMLTEVGRVLSVGGRYICITLAQESVIKLAVEHFVQLGWAVRLHCLLEESGIGENSFALPVFVLVCTKFRQPMPSPILEMCIGDDGTPIRLTQVSELLSTVREHQAYSVLKKRLRTGTDASSNVSLTLCHTKTGLPRYTLTVQDCAPGAKVPKSNHFAIFIVPQGSETAWLYSSSEGQKQLAASANFRRLVVVTMHRNQEYTDMQAVQSELSPMVMDLAPPAMPPNQQVPFLSVGGNLGWREEVSRGVSKLSGEYLVENVRGEDGELYRRLIFLSNTAIVQSESRLVSSVTASNSKKKNKKNVKATAAPISSSSLSVESGFLCLSYQEIMVAGLAMLETSPDKNNPVSVLLVGLGGGALAQFLRDFVPNVTVEAVELDPTVLEVATEWFGFRPDDRLTVTIGDGLERISALEKEGGRLFDVIMFDVDNKDSTVGMSGPPPAFVETAFLQKVYNLLTSRGIFILNLVCRNVALREGVLERVNALFPTILLKKIDEDVNEVLLCSRKEKKSPEAICNPPSLNQAARSLQNKLRFDGSGTSSPHIDIVESLKDLKLL, encoded by the exons ATGAGTCTTTTACCTCGCACTGCAGAGGAATTCAGCTCTGCAGACTATTGGGAAAGATTCTTTAAGAAGCGCGGAGACAAGTCTTTTGAGTGGTATGGAGATTACAACAAACTCTGCGGCGTACTCCACAAATATATCAAAATCCAGCATAAG GTGTTGGTGGTTGGTTGTGGTAACTCTGAGCTTAGCGAGCAGCTGTATGATGTTGGCTACAAGCAGTTAACCAATATTGACATAAGTGAGACAGTAGTGACCCATATGAATCAGCGGAATTCAGAACGCCGGCCAGACTTAACCTTTCAGAAGGTGGATGCCACAGAGACTCCATATGATGATGCTAGCTTCCAGGCAGCTTTAGACAAGGGCACATTGGATGCCATGGCATCTGAAGAAGAGGGCGCACTTGCAAGGAAGATGCTGACTGAG gtgggtCGTGTCTTGAGTGTTGGTGGTCGATACATCTGTATAACATTGGCTCAGGAGAGTGTGATCAAATTGGCTGTGGAACACTTTGTGCAGCTGGGGTGGGCCGTGAGGCTCCACTGCTTGTTGGAGGAAAGTGGCATTGGGGAGAACTCTTTTGCTCTCCCCGTATTTGTTCTGGTTTGCACCAAATTCCGTCAACCGATGCCTTCACCTATTCTGGAGATGTGTATTGGGGACGATGGGACCCCTATTCGCCTTACACAGGTATCGGAGCTGCTGTCAACTGTGAGGGAGCACCAGGCCTACTCAGTCTTGAAAAAAAGACTGCGTACAGGCACAGATGCCAGCTCAAATGTTTCACTCACCCTCTGCCACACCAAGACTGGCCTTCCTAGATACACTCTCACAGTGCAAGACTGTGCCCCAGGTGCCAAGGTGCCAAAGTCAAATcattttgctatttttattG TGCCTCAAGGCAGTGAGACAGCCTGGCTGTACAGCTCCAGTGAGGGTCAAAAGCAGTTAGCAGCTAGTGCTAATTTTCGCCGCCTGGTTGTTGTTACAATGCACAGAAATCAAGAGTACACAGATATGCAAGCTGTCCAGTCAGAACTTTCTCCAATGGTGATGGATCTGGCACCGCCAGCAATGCCACCTAACCAGCAG GTGCCGTTTCTATCAGTTGGAGGTAACCTAGGTTGGCGAGAGGAGGTCAGCAGGGGTGTGAGTAAACTAAGTGGGGAGTATTTGGTGGAGAATGTcagaggggaagatggagagtTGTATAGGAGACTCATTTTCCTGTCCAATACTGCCATCGTTCAGTCCGAGAGCCGCCTTGTCTCTTCAGTTACTG CATCCAATAgtaagaagaaaaacaaaaagaatgtGAAGGCAACAGCGGCTCCAatatcctcttcctctctgtctgtggAGAGTggcttcctctgcctctcctacCAAGAAATTATGGTGGCCGGTCTCGCCATGCTCGAAACATCCCCAGACAAAA ACAACCCTGTGTCAGTGCTCCTGGTGGGACTTGGTGGGGGAGCGCTGGCCCAGTTTCTACGGGACTTTGTGCCCAACGTTACTGTTGAGGCGGTGGAACTGGACCCGACTGTGCTGGAGGTTGCTACGGAGTGGTTCGGATTCCGACCTGACGACCGTTTGACTGTCACTATCGGGGATGGCCTTGAACGCATCAGTGCCCTTGAGAAAGAAG GTGGACGTTTGTTTGACGTGATAATGTTCGATGTTGACAATAAAGACAGCACAGTGGGAATGAGcggtcctcctcctgcctttGTGGAAACCGCATTCCTGCAGAAAGTCTATAACCTTCTAACTTCCAGAG GAATATTCATACTCAACCTCGTTTGCCGGAATGTGGCCTTGCGGGAAGGCGTGCTGGAGCGTGTCAATGCGTTGTTTCCAACCATACTCTTGAAAAAGATTGACGAAGACGTCAATGAAGTCCTCCTTTGCTCTCGCAAGGAGAAGAAGTCCCCGGAGGCCATCTGCAACCCTCCATCGTTGAACCAAGCAGCCAGAAGTCTGCAGAACAAGCTGCGCTTCGACGGGAGTGGAACTAGCAGCCCGCATATAGACATTGTGGAGTCGTTAAAAGACCTTAAATTATTGTAA
- the itpa gene encoding inosine triphosphate pyrophosphatase produces the protein MAVPAGRSVVFVTGNAKKLEEVIQILGDRFPYKLVSKKIDLPEYQGEPDEISIQKCREAAKEIDGPVIVEDTCLCFTALGGLPGPYIKWFLDKLKPEGLYKLLTGFEDKSAWALCTFAFSAGKDEPVQLFRGKTEGRIVEPRGPRDFGWDPCFQPDGYDKTYAELPKEVKNSISHRFRALAAMSEYFSQNNDTSPESKKKKQDD, from the exons ATGGCTGTGCCAGCAGGAAGATCGGTGGTTTTCGTAactggaaatgcaaaaaaactTGAAGAG GTCATTCAGATCCTGGGAGACAGATTTCCCTACAAACTTGTCTCAAAAAAGATTGATT TGCCTGAATACCAAGGAGAGCCTGATGAGATTTCCATACAGAAGTGTAGAGAGGCTGCTAAAGAG ATCGATGGACCAGTCATAGTGGAGGACACCTGTCTATGCTTCACAGCATTGGGAGGACTGCCTGGTCCTTATAT AAAATGGTTCCTGGATAAGCTCAAGCCTGAAG gTTTGTACAAACTCTTGACTGGATTTGAAGATAAATCAGCTTGGGCTCTTTGTACGTTTGCTTTTTCCGCTGGCAAAGATGAACCGgtgcagctcttcagagggaAAACGGAG GGACGAATTGTGGAACCCAGGGGGCCTCGTGACTTTGGGTGGGATCCTTGTTTCCAGCCAGATGGATACGACAAAAC ATATGCTGAACTCCCAAAAGAAGTGAAGAATTCTATTTCGCACCGGTTCCGGGCTCTGGCTGCAATGTCTGAATACTTCTCCCAAAACAATGATACCTCACCAgagagcaagaagaagaagcaggacgATTGA
- the rangrf gene encoding ran guanine nucleotide release factor, with protein sequence MEGAGGSAAQTRPLFGGALSAAIPSSATDISDLREIPDNQEVFAHPHTDQSLIVELVEYQGQVEDQDAAKYHFEDIASSNKALAAGAFEVTNVVPLSKSEVSLSDCSTAWMLTGTQCVSKFNEEARNMVTLHLGLFRLPQFSTEILVTFNDPERINPESSSAASVETHREPWTVLDFQRLLQTLTLHNPGLFG encoded by the coding sequence ATGGAGGGTGCTGGCGGCAGCGCGGCACAGACGCGCCCGCTGTTCGGTGGAGCGCTTTCGGCCGCGATTCCCTCCAGCGCCACGGACATCAGCGACCTGAGGGAGATCCCAGACAACCAAGAGGTGTTTGCCCACCCACACACCGACCAGAGCCTGATTGTGGAGCTGGTTGAGTACCAGGGACAGGTGGAAGACCAGGATGCTGCCAAATATCACTTTGAAGATATAGCAAGTAGCAATAAAGCTTTAGCGGCGGGTGCGTTCGAGGTAACAAATGTGGTACCCTTGTCCAAGTCTGAGGTGTCCCTGTCTGACTGCAGCACGGCCTGGATGCTGACTGGGACGCAGTGTGTTTCTAAATTTAATGAAGAGGCAAGGAACATGGTGACCCTTCACCTCGGCCTGTTCCGCTTGCCCCAGTTCTCCACAGAGATCTTGGTGACGTTCAATGACCCAGAGAGGATCAATCCCGAGAGCAGCAGCGCTGCTTCAGTGGAGACGCACAGAGAGCCGTGGACAGTGCTGGACTTCCAGCGTTTGCTGCAGACCCTGACTCTACACAACCCGGGGTTGTTTGGGTAG